In Nicotiana tabacum cultivar K326 chromosome 17, ASM71507v2, whole genome shotgun sequence, one DNA window encodes the following:
- the LOC107793322 gene encoding protein INCREASED PETAL GROWTH ANISOTROPY 1-like produces the protein MVAGKVKTAMGLQKSPANPKPSKQDSVPKPPSPSPSCTKQQTTPKSAGFSRSFGVYFPRSSAQVQPRPPDVAELLRLVEELRERESRLKTEILEKKLLQESVAILPVLESEITLKDAEIERKKRMIECLGVENERLRQEVEMLHIELVKQNGRHEERVKAMEAEISELKKANEELSAHRLVDAVTNGAHNKSNMTKYLRKCVTQPSISVASKPECEMKEEIVGAMEMCDRPRHSRSNSEELAEISAGIMSLRSRVPRVPKPPPRPSSTLLPSSSSSSSLSSSSSSRSYSSLSDSAERALAEISNIPPPPPPPPLPATAPKMLAPVPPPPPPPPPPAAAVKTGPPPPPPPPPKGLKPVPAKVRRIPEVVEFYHSLMRRDCRRDSGAGVSGAADAPATATAKDMIGEIENRSAYLLAIKTDVETQGDFIRFLIKEVENAAFADIEDVVPFVKWLDDELSYLVDERAVLKHFEWPEQKADALREAAFGYCDLKKLESEASSFRDNPRQPCGTALKKMQSLYEKLEHGLYNLSRMRESASKRYKVFQIPIEWMLDTGYVTQIKLASVKLAMKYMKRVSAELEMVGGGPEEEELIIQGVRFAFRVHQFAGGFDVETMRAFQELRDKARSCHIQCQNQQQQQHKYVCRFTPC, from the exons ATGGTTGCTGGCAAAGTAAAAACGGCTATGGGTTTACAGAAATCACCTGCAAATCCAAAGCCATCAAAGCAAGATTCAGTTCCCAAGCCTCCTTCTCCTTCACCCAGCTGCACAAAGCAGCAGACTACTCCCAAAAGTGCAGGATTTTCTCGCTCTTTCGGTGTTTACTTTCCCCGTTCCTCCGCCCAAGTCCAGCCTCGTCCACCGGACGTTGCAGAGCTCCTACGCTTAGTCGAAGAGTTACGCGAAAGAGAGTCCCGTTTAAAAACCGAGATCCTCGAGAAGAAACTGCTCCAGGAATCAGTTGCTATTCTTCCAGTGTTGGAGAGTGAGATCACCCTAAAAGATGCAGAAATAGAACGAAAAAAACGAATGATTGAATGCTTGGGAGTGGAAAATGAAAGGCTTAGACAAGAAGTAGAGATGTTGCACATTGAGCTAGTGAAGCAAAACGGGAGGCACGAAGAGAGGGTAAAAGCTATGGAAGCTGAAATTTCTGAGCTGAAGAAAGCTAATGAAGAGTTATCAGCTCATAGGCTTGTGGATGCTGTAACAAATGGTGCTCACAACAAATCTAACATGACCAAGTATTTGAGAAAATGCGTGACTCAACCTAGCATCAGTGTGGCTTCGAAACCCGAGTGTGAGATGAAAGAGGAAATAGTTGGTGCAATGGAAATGTGTGACAGGCCTAGACATTCTCGGAGTAATTCAGAGGAGTTAGCTGAGATATCTGCTGGCATTATGAGTTTGAGATCACGTGTTCCACGTGTTCCTAAACCACCACCACGGCCATCGTCGACGCTATTGCCATCGTCATCGTCATCGTCATCgttatcttcttcttcatcttctcggTCTTATAGTTCTTTATCAGATTCAGCTGAACGTGCTTTAGCTGAAATTTCTAACATtccacctccacctccaccaCCTCCACTGCCAGCGACGGCGCCCAAAATGTTGGCACCAGTTCCTCCTCCGCCTCCTCCGCCACCACCTCCAGCGGCGGCGGTCAAAACAGGCCCCCCGCCACCTCCACCACCACCTCCGAAAGGATTAAAGCCCGTGCCAGCAAAGGTTAGGCGTATACCTGAAGTGGTGGAATTTTATCACTCTCTAATGCGGAGGGACTGCCGAAGAGATTCCGGTGCCGGAGTTAGTGGTGCCGCCGATGCTCCAGCGACAGCCACGGCAAAGGATATGATCGGAGAAATTGAGAACCGGTCTGCCTATTTACTGGCG ATTAAAACAGATGTTGAGACACAAGGAGATTTTATAAGGTTTTTGATCAAAGAAGTGGAAAATGCTGCATTCGCAGATATTGAGGATGTTGTGCCTTTTGTAAAATGGCTTGATGATGAGCTCTCTTACCTG GTTGATGAAAGGGCTGTTCTGAAACACTTCGAATGGCCGGAGCAAAAGGCTGATGCATTGAGAGAAGCTGCATTTGGATATTGTGATCTGAAGAAACTTGAATCTGAGGCATCGTCCTTTCGCGATAATCCCAGACAACCCTGTGGCACAGCTCTTAAGAAAATGCAGTCTTTATATGAGAA ATTAGAGCATGGACTTTACAATTTGTCAAGAATGAGAGAATCAGCTTCAAAGAGATATAAAGTATTCCAAATTCCAATTGAGTGGATGCTGGATACTGGTTATGTTACGCag ATAAAGCTGGCATCAGTAAAATTAGCCATGAAGTACATGAAGAGGGTATCCgcagagttagaaatggttggtGGTGGTCCCGAAGAAGAAGAGCTTATAATTCAAGGCGTTAGGTTCGCCTTTCGAGTACATCAG TTTGCCGGAGGTTTTGATGTGGAGACAATGAGAGCATTCCAAGAGTTGAGAGACAAAGCAAGATCTTGCCATATACAATGTCAAaatcagcaacagcagcaacacaaATATGTTTGCAGATTTACACCTTGCTAA
- the LOC107793323 gene encoding protein trichome birefringence-like 37 encodes MVLWSQLVISSTLLLHLVSIISVFLHTTARAELVVQNVSGLSWKSKGVVSSSRCNLFQGRWVIDPSFPLYDSSTCPFIDPEFDCQKYGRPDKQYMKYAWKPDSCNLPRFNGKDFLKRWTGKKIMFIGDSLSLNMWESLACMLHASVPNAKTSFARRETLSSVTFQDYGVTLFLYRTTYLVDIVREKIGRVLKLDSIQQGDAWKGMDMLIFNSWHWWTHKGNSQPWDYVEDGSKVTKDMDRLMAFYKGLTTWGRWVDRNVDSSKTKVFFQGISPTHYMGTEWGGSTKNCNSEKMPLAGSTYPAGTPASAVVVNKVLNRMKTAVYLLDITFLSQLRKDAHPSVYSGDHPGVDCSHWCLPGLPDTWNQLLYAALIM; translated from the exons ATGGTTTTGTGGAGCCAATTGGTCATCTCAAGTACTCTGCttctccatttagtcagcattatatCTGTGTTCTTACACACTACTGCAAGAGCAGAGCTTGTAGTACAAAATGTTAGTGGTCTTAGTTGGAAAAGCAAAGGAGTAGTAAGCAGTAGCAGGTGCAACTTGTTTCAGGGTAGATGGGTTATTGACCCTTCTTTTCCTCTCTATGATTCCTCAACTTGCCCTTTCATTGATCCTGAATTTGATTGCCAAAAATATGGCCGCCCTGATAAGCAATACATGAAATATGCTTGGAAACCTGATTCTTGCAACTTACCCAG GTTTAATGGAAAAGATTTCTTGAAGAGATGGACAGGAAAGAAGATAATGTTTATTGGTGATTCGTTGAGTTTGAACATGTGGGAATCACTAGCTTGTATGCTACATGCGTCGGTGCCCAATGCCAAGACTTCTTTTGCTAGGAGGGAGACACTTTCTTCTGTGACCTTTCAG GATTATGGGGTTACTTTATTCCTCTATCGAACCACTTACCTTGTGGATATAGTAAGAGAGAAAATTGGAAGGGTATTGAAATTGGATTCCATTCAACAAGGTGATGCTTGGAAAGGAATGGATATGCTAATTTTCAATTCTTGGCATTGGTGGACTCACAAGGGCAACTCTCAACC ATGGGATTATGTGGAAGATGGTTCAAAGGTAACCAAAGATATGGACCGTTTGATGGCATTTTACAAGGGTCTAACTACTTGGGGAAGATGGGTTGACCGAAATGTTGACTCCTCCAAGACCAAAGTCTTCTTCCAGGGAATTTCTCCAACTCATTATAT GGGTACGGAATGGGGAGGATCAACAAAGAATTGTAACTCAGAGAAAATGCCATTAGCAGGGTCAACATATCCAGCAGGGACACCAGCATCTGCAGTTGTAGTTAACAAAGTATTAAATAGGATGAAAACAGCAGTTTACCTCCTTGATATCACGTTTCTCTCCCAGTTAAGGAAAGATGCTCATCCATCAGTTTACAGCGGCGATCACCCTGGTGTTGATTGCAGCCATTGGTGTCTCCCCGGACTACCTGATACTTGGAACCAGCTTCTCTACGCAGCTCTGATTATGTGA